The Sinorhizobium meliloti genome includes a window with the following:
- a CDS encoding type II toxin-antitoxin system ParD family antitoxin yields the protein MSVKSSISLTDQQDAFARSLVESGRYSSLSSVLQQGLELLRQKTEAEAVETAALREVIQRRLTGPMISATEMEGRVAAMIERKRRTVRVDT from the coding sequence ATGAGTGTCAAATCATCGATCTCACTGACCGATCAACAGGATGCGTTCGCCCGTTCGTTGGTAGAGAGCGGCCGGTATTCCAGCCTGAGTTCCGTCCTGCAGCAGGGCCTCGAACTGCTTCGTCAAAAGACGGAAGCGGAGGCCGTCGAAACGGCAGCGCTTCGTGAGGTGATCCAGCGTCGATTAACAGGACCGATGATTTCTGCGACGGAAATGGAAGGCCGCGTCGCGGCAATGATTGAGCGGAAGCGACGGACTGTGCGTGTGGACACTTGA
- a CDS encoding type II toxin-antitoxin system RelE/ParE family toxin produces the protein MCVWTLEYSADVERDFELIFDHLFDAYVKLGDLPDEALERSAERIRKLRLEFDRLVDTPYIGTLRPDIHSGIRFLRRDKTAIWFLPVERSRTIIVAAIFYDAQDHIRHMPARMLAE, from the coding sequence CTGTGCGTGTGGACACTTGAATATTCTGCGGATGTCGAACGCGATTTCGAGCTGATTTTCGATCATCTGTTCGACGCTTATGTCAAACTTGGAGATCTGCCTGACGAGGCGTTGGAGCGTAGCGCTGAACGAATCCGCAAACTGCGCCTCGAATTCGATCGTCTCGTGGATACGCCTTATATCGGGACATTGCGGCCCGATATACATTCCGGGATCCGGTTTCTTCGGCGGGACAAGACGGCAATATGGTTTCTACCGGTAGAACGTAGCCGTACAATCATTGTGGCAGCAATTTTCTATGATGCGCAAGACCACATCAGGCATATGCCCGCACGCATGCTGGCGGAATAA
- a CDS encoding aldo/keto reductase: MSVYFEKSYQRGFGTYPLKGEPLKAAVREAITVGYRAFDTAQMYGNEAETGEALAESGLARDELCITTKVHPDNYSEEAFLPSVEASLKALRVDQADVLMLHWPEINGENARSLRLLQKAFDIGLARNIGVSNYTAPMMREAQSIVEAPLVTNQVEFHPLIDQSRLLDAAEETKIALSSYCSVARGEVFKHPVFAEIGARYGKTAAQTVLRWILQKGVSMNTMSTKPENIRANFEILDFALSPHDMKRIDAMNATNYRILKAGMLPWVPDWDR, from the coding sequence ATGAGCGTCTATTTCGAGAAGAGCTATCAGAGAGGCTTCGGCACCTACCCACTGAAGGGCGAGCCGTTGAAGGCTGCCGTTCGCGAGGCCATCACGGTCGGGTACCGCGCCTTCGACACCGCACAGATGTACGGCAACGAGGCCGAGACGGGGGAAGCGCTTGCCGAAAGCGGCCTGGCTCGTGACGAGCTATGCATCACCACGAAAGTGCACCCCGATAATTATTCCGAAGAAGCATTCCTGCCTTCGGTCGAGGCGAGCCTGAAGGCCTTGCGGGTCGATCAGGCCGATGTCCTGATGCTGCATTGGCCGGAGATCAATGGTGAGAACGCGCGATCCCTGCGGCTGCTACAGAAGGCATTCGACATCGGTCTCGCCCGCAACATCGGCGTCTCCAATTACACGGCCCCGATGATGCGCGAAGCACAATCGATCGTAGAGGCGCCGCTGGTGACCAACCAGGTCGAATTCCACCCGCTCATCGACCAGAGCCGGCTTCTCGACGCAGCCGAGGAAACGAAGATTGCGCTGTCATCCTACTGTTCGGTTGCCAGGGGCGAGGTGTTCAAGCATCCGGTCTTCGCCGAGATCGGCGCAAGATACGGCAAGACGGCTGCCCAGACGGTGCTTCGCTGGATTCTTCAGAAGGGCGTGTCCATGAATACCATGTCCACCAAGCCGGAGAATATCCGGGCGAATTTCGAGATATTGGATTTTGCGCTTTCGCCGCACGACATGAAGCGGATCGATGCGATGAACGCGACAAACTATCGGATTCTGAAAGCCGGGATGTTGCCCTGGGTTCCGGATTGGGACCGGTAG
- a CDS encoding acyl CoA:acetate/3-ketoacid CoA transferase: MAKVMTANEAAGLVRDGAVLAVNSSSGLGCPDEVLKALGERFELEGHPRGLTSVHPIAAGDFFGTKGVDHIARRGMLKKIIGGSYPSGPSNAEPPLIWQMILKEEVAAWNVPSGIVFDMLREGAAKRPGVLTKVGIDTFVDPEQEGCAMNAAARSEPIVRRVRFADDDWLHFPPIQPDVAIIRATTADERGNLTFEHEGATLGAMEMALAARNSGGIVIAQVKRVAAEGTMRPHDVRVPGILVDVIVEAPDQLQTTATPYDPAISGELFRPLHTFRTPALDPGKVIARRVAQELKAGWAVNIGFGISANVPRVLIEEGHHGKITWVIEQGAVGGVPLLDFKFGCASNAEAFVASPHQFCYFQAGGFDCSLLSFLEIDAEGSVNVSRLAATPHRTAGAGGFVDITARARKIVFSGNFNAGAKMRIEDGRLVIDKEGRIAKIVPKVDQVSFSGRRARVQGQDVTYVTERCVMKLEPDGLVVSEVAPGLDLRRDVLDQAATPLRVADGLKEMDQALFLSTAMGLGL, from the coding sequence ATGGCAAAAGTGATGACCGCAAACGAGGCCGCCGGGCTGGTCAGGGACGGGGCGGTGCTGGCGGTCAATTCGTCGTCCGGCCTGGGTTGTCCCGATGAGGTTCTGAAGGCGCTCGGAGAGCGGTTCGAGTTGGAGGGACATCCGCGCGGACTGACGTCGGTTCATCCCATCGCCGCCGGAGATTTCTTCGGGACGAAGGGTGTCGATCACATCGCCAGACGAGGCATGCTCAAGAAGATCATCGGCGGTTCGTATCCTTCCGGTCCGAGCAATGCCGAGCCGCCGCTCATCTGGCAGATGATCCTGAAGGAAGAGGTGGCCGCCTGGAACGTGCCCTCTGGCATCGTCTTCGACATGCTGAGGGAAGGTGCGGCGAAACGCCCCGGCGTGCTGACCAAGGTCGGCATCGACACCTTCGTCGATCCCGAACAGGAAGGCTGCGCCATGAACGCCGCAGCGCGGAGCGAGCCGATCGTCAGGCGCGTGCGCTTTGCCGACGACGACTGGCTGCACTTTCCGCCCATTCAGCCCGATGTCGCGATCATCCGGGCGACGACCGCCGACGAGAGAGGCAACCTGACCTTCGAGCACGAGGGTGCGACGCTCGGCGCGATGGAGATGGCGCTTGCGGCGCGCAATTCCGGCGGGATCGTCATCGCCCAGGTGAAGAGGGTCGCGGCCGAGGGAACGATGCGTCCTCACGATGTGCGCGTTCCGGGGATACTCGTCGACGTCATCGTCGAAGCGCCCGATCAATTGCAGACGACTGCGACCCCGTACGATCCTGCGATATCCGGGGAATTGTTCCGCCCGCTTCATACGTTCCGCACGCCGGCGCTGGACCCCGGCAAGGTGATCGCCCGCCGTGTGGCGCAGGAACTCAAGGCCGGCTGGGCGGTCAATATCGGGTTCGGTATTTCGGCAAACGTTCCGCGCGTGCTGATAGAGGAAGGGCATCACGGCAAGATCACCTGGGTGATCGAGCAGGGCGCAGTGGGCGGCGTGCCGCTGCTCGATTTCAAGTTCGGCTGTGCCTCCAACGCCGAGGCCTTCGTAGCCTCGCCGCATCAGTTCTGCTATTTCCAGGCGGGCGGGTTCGACTGCTCTTTGCTTTCTTTTCTTGAAATCGACGCCGAAGGTTCGGTGAATGTCAGCCGTCTCGCAGCGACACCCCACCGCACGGCCGGCGCGGGCGGTTTCGTCGACATTACTGCGCGCGCAAGGAAGATCGTTTTCTCGGGCAATTTCAACGCGGGCGCGAAAATGCGTATCGAGGACGGGCGGCTCGTCATCGACAAGGAAGGACGAATTGCGAAGATCGTCCCGAAAGTCGATCAGGTCAGTTTTTCCGGCAGGCGCGCACGCGTTCAAGGTCAGGATGTCACCTATGTGACCGAACGCTGCGTGATGAAGCTCGAGCCCGACGGGCTCGTCGTCAGCGAGGTTGCCCCCGGATTGGACCTGAGACGGGACGTTCTCGATCAGGCAGCGACGCCCCTGCGGGTAGCCGACGGCCTCAAGGAGATGGACCAGGCCCTGTTTCTTTCAACTGCGATGGGGCTAGGCCTGTGA
- a CDS encoding enoyl-CoA hydratase/isomerase family protein, which translates to MSEPVRLKIGEGVAWLTISRPDKLNALDGEMVDAIVPACREIERSAAKVAILTGEGERSFCAGGDIDAWSNASPEAFGRHWVRDGHAAFDALARLAVPLIAVLNGHTLGGGLELAACADLRIAEAHVRIGQPETGLGIIPGWSGTQRAVRRFGPQLVRRMALFGHVYGAEEALALGLVDQVVATGEGRAAAEIAAAGVMKRSARATELTKMLINAAEGEESERVVEALAGAVAAASDELQEGLSAFRERRPARFGQ; encoded by the coding sequence GTGAGCGAGCCGGTTCGACTGAAAATCGGGGAAGGTGTCGCCTGGCTGACGATCAGCCGGCCGGATAAGCTGAACGCGCTTGACGGCGAAATGGTCGATGCAATCGTCCCGGCCTGTCGTGAAATCGAGCGTTCCGCGGCGAAGGTGGCGATACTGACCGGTGAGGGGGAGCGTTCGTTCTGCGCCGGCGGCGACATCGATGCCTGGAGCAATGCTTCGCCCGAGGCCTTCGGCCGCCATTGGGTGCGTGATGGCCATGCGGCCTTCGATGCTCTGGCCCGGCTCGCGGTTCCGCTGATCGCGGTGTTGAACGGGCACACATTAGGGGGCGGGCTCGAGCTCGCCGCCTGCGCCGATCTCCGGATCGCCGAGGCGCACGTCAGGATAGGGCAGCCGGAGACGGGGCTCGGAATAATTCCCGGCTGGTCCGGAACGCAGCGCGCGGTGCGAAGGTTCGGTCCGCAGCTCGTCCGGCGCATGGCGCTCTTCGGACATGTCTATGGCGCTGAGGAGGCGCTCGCTCTGGGATTGGTGGATCAGGTGGTCGCAACGGGCGAGGGGCGCGCCGCGGCGGAAATTGCAGCGGCAGGCGTAATGAAGCGATCGGCGCGCGCGACCGAACTTACGAAGATGCTCATCAACGCGGCCGAGGGAGAGGAAAGCGAGCGGGTCGTCGAAGCCTTGGCGGGTGCCGTCGCCGCCGCGTCCGACGAGCTGCAGGAAGGCTTGTCGGCCTTCCGTGAGAGGCGGCCGGCGCGGTTCGGTCAATGA
- a CDS encoding glycerate kinase type-2 family protein, which produces MSPEDRDFLSELFEAAVGAADPKLALRARLPQRPRGRTVVVGAGKGAAQLAAAFESLWGGPLEGVVVTRYGYAVHCDRIRVIEAAHPVPDCNGLIASHALFEAVRGLTPDDLVVALFCGGGSALLPCPPEELALEDEIALNRALLASGAPISVMNAIRKQVSRIKGGRLAAACHPAKVISFIVSDVPGDDPAQVASGPTIPDATDRAAARAMRDAWRIELPERLVDWLKGENGTAPSPNDPVFAGHEVQVIASARLSLEAAAARADALGIPAIILSDAIEGEARDVGKVHAAIAREVVLRNRPFERPVVLLSGGETTVTLRGHGRGGRNTEFLLSLAIAAEGLSFASLAADTDGIDGSESNAGAFADGSSATRLRALGRDPVALLSGNDAWTAFNCLEDLFVPGPTGTNVNDFRAILVR; this is translated from the coding sequence ATGTCGCCTGAAGATCGGGACTTTCTTTCGGAATTGTTCGAAGCGGCCGTGGGGGCGGCAGACCCGAAGCTTGCGCTTCGCGCGCGATTGCCGCAGCGCCCGCGCGGGCGCACTGTCGTCGTTGGGGCGGGCAAGGGCGCGGCCCAGCTGGCGGCGGCATTCGAGAGCCTGTGGGGCGGCCCGCTCGAAGGCGTCGTCGTCACCCGCTACGGCTACGCCGTTCACTGCGATCGGATACGAGTGATCGAGGCGGCACACCCGGTTCCCGACTGCAACGGACTGATCGCCTCGCACGCGCTGTTCGAAGCCGTTCGGGGTCTGACGCCGGATGACCTCGTCGTCGCTCTTTTCTGCGGAGGAGGCTCGGCCCTGCTGCCTTGCCCGCCCGAGGAACTCGCACTCGAAGATGAAATCGCCCTGAACAGGGCACTGCTCGCAAGCGGCGCACCGATTTCCGTGATGAACGCGATTCGCAAGCAGGTCTCCCGCATAAAGGGTGGGCGGCTCGCCGCCGCCTGCCATCCGGCGAAAGTGATAAGCTTCATCGTTTCCGACGTCCCGGGCGACGACCCGGCACAGGTCGCCTCGGGACCCACCATTCCCGACGCGACGGACCGAGCTGCTGCCCGCGCAATGAGGGATGCCTGGCGAATCGAACTGCCCGAGAGGCTGGTCGATTGGCTGAAGGGCGAGAACGGGACGGCTCCGTCGCCGAACGATCCCGTCTTTGCGGGGCACGAGGTCCAGGTTATCGCCTCGGCGCGGCTTTCGTTGGAGGCTGCCGCGGCTCGGGCCGATGCACTGGGAATTCCTGCCATCATCCTGTCGGACGCGATCGAAGGGGAGGCGCGCGACGTCGGCAAAGTCCACGCCGCAATCGCGCGCGAAGTGGTTTTGCGCAACCGCCCCTTCGAGCGTCCCGTGGTTCTGCTGTCGGGCGGTGAAACGACGGTGACGCTTCGCGGGCATGGAAGGGGAGGGCGCAATACCGAGTTCCTCCTTTCGCTTGCAATCGCAGCCGAAGGCCTGTCCTTCGCCTCACTGGCGGCAGACACCGACGGTATCGACGGTTCGGAGAGCAATGCGGGAGCGTTTGCGGACGGAAGCAGCGCCACGCGCTTGCGCGCACTCGGCAGAGATCCGGTCGCATTGCTCTCGGGCAACGACGCCTGGACTGCTTTCAATTGCCTCGAAGATCTGTTCGTGCCCGGGCCCACAGGTACCAATGTGAATGACTTCAGGGCGATTCTGGTCCGGTGA
- a CDS encoding aldo/keto reductase, with product MHPGEKRKFGRVDLDVTAFGFGTAPLGNIFREIDEETSQSMFELAWDAGVRFFDTAPMYGHGLAELRTGQGLRWRDRDEYVLSSKVGRLLTPAKRSTIDFAPWVNAAPFSMRFDYSYDGTMRSFEDSLQRLGLERMDICFIHDIDVFTRGSEQPEVFGQAMDGTWRALEKLRSEGLVKAIGVGVNEWEVCHEALKQRDFDCFLLAGRYTLLEQDALEEFLPLCEERGAAVVVGGGFNSGILATGAREGAKYNYAPAPKAILEKVARIEAVCRTHDVPLGAAALQFVVAHPAVPSFMAGTRTIEQLRQNLSWFSHPIPAGFWTELKSKGLLREDAPIPA from the coding sequence ATGCATCCGGGAGAGAAACGGAAGTTCGGCCGCGTGGACCTCGACGTCACCGCATTCGGGTTCGGGACTGCGCCGCTCGGCAACATCTTCCGTGAAATCGACGAAGAGACGTCGCAATCCATGTTTGAGCTCGCCTGGGATGCGGGCGTGCGCTTCTTCGATACCGCGCCCATGTACGGGCATGGCCTGGCCGAACTTCGTACCGGCCAGGGCCTGCGCTGGAGGGATCGGGACGAATACGTGCTTTCATCGAAGGTCGGCCGATTGCTGACGCCCGCCAAGCGATCGACGATCGACTTCGCCCCCTGGGTGAACGCCGCGCCCTTCAGCATGCGCTTCGACTACAGCTATGACGGCACGATGCGCTCCTTCGAAGACAGCCTGCAGAGGCTGGGCCTGGAACGGATGGATATCTGCTTCATCCACGACATCGACGTTTTCACGCGGGGAAGCGAGCAGCCCGAAGTATTCGGCCAGGCCATGGACGGGACCTGGCGGGCGCTCGAGAAACTCCGGTCGGAAGGCCTGGTCAAGGCGATCGGGGTCGGTGTCAACGAATGGGAGGTGTGTCACGAGGCGTTGAAGCAGCGGGATTTCGACTGTTTCCTGCTTGCTGGGCGCTATACGCTTCTCGAACAGGACGCACTCGAGGAATTCCTGCCTCTTTGTGAAGAGCGAGGCGCAGCCGTGGTCGTCGGCGGCGGCTTCAACTCAGGGATCCTGGCAACGGGGGCGAGGGAAGGAGCGAAATACAATTACGCACCGGCGCCGAAGGCCATATTGGAGAAGGTGGCGCGAATCGAGGCGGTGTGCAGGACACATGATGTGCCCCTTGGGGCAGCCGCACTCCAATTCGTGGTCGCGCACCCGGCCGTTCCCTCCTTCATGGCTGGCACACGGACGATCGAACAGCTGCGCCAGAACCTTTCCTGGTTCAGCCACCCGATTCCGGCTGGGTTCTGGACGGAACTCAAGTCCAAGGGGCTCCTGCGCGAGGATGCTCCGATCCCCGCGTGA